In a single window of the Tellurirhabdus bombi genome:
- a CDS encoding APC family permease — MPATALNMIDMVGIGPFVVLPLVIQIMNGPYFIWAWVLGAVVSLIDAMVWAELGAAYPMAGGSYSFLKIAYGENRWGKLFSFLLVWQTLIQAPLVVASGSIGFAQYASYLVPLEGWTLKAVSGGAVILVVLLLYRRVDSIGRIGMVLWGCVLATVGWIIWGGLSSGHYSFSLPIPEDGSFFSSVAGAGLGAASVKTIYCYLGYYNVCHLGGEIKNPSRIIPLSMFLSVFGIAALYLLMNTSVVSVIPWQEAQNSTFIVSTFIERLYGANAARVATFMVLIVAFSSLFAVLLGYSRVPYAAAADGQFFSIFAKLHPTRQFPYVSLLFLGGVAFVFSLLFKLSDVITAILAMRILVQFIGQAVGLLILHSRKKTSFPFRMPLYPLPVLLAIAVWAFIFISTGISFMLSGLTVIGLGIIAFLISTRIRKQWPFAKAETSQQT, encoded by the coding sequence CTGGGCCTGGGTGCTGGGCGCGGTGGTTTCGCTGATCGATGCGATGGTTTGGGCTGAGTTAGGCGCGGCGTATCCGATGGCGGGTGGGAGTTACAGCTTTTTGAAAATCGCTTACGGCGAAAATCGCTGGGGAAAGCTGTTTTCATTTCTGCTGGTCTGGCAGACACTTATTCAGGCGCCTTTGGTAGTGGCGTCGGGATCAATCGGTTTTGCGCAGTATGCTTCGTATCTGGTGCCGCTGGAAGGGTGGACGCTGAAAGCCGTTTCGGGGGGTGCCGTCATTCTGGTGGTTCTGCTCTTGTATCGGCGTGTTGATTCCATTGGCCGAATCGGGATGGTGCTTTGGGGCTGCGTACTGGCTACGGTCGGTTGGATTATCTGGGGTGGCCTGAGCAGTGGACATTATTCTTTCTCGTTGCCGATTCCCGAAGACGGGTCCTTTTTCAGCAGTGTTGCCGGAGCTGGTTTAGGAGCGGCTTCAGTCAAAACGATTTATTGCTATTTAGGCTATTACAACGTTTGCCACCTAGGCGGTGAAATCAAAAATCCTTCCCGCATCATTCCGCTCAGCATGTTCCTGTCTGTCTTTGGGATCGCTGCCCTGTATTTGCTGATGAATACCAGCGTGGTGAGCGTCATTCCCTGGCAGGAAGCCCAGAATAGTACATTCATTGTCAGCACATTTATTGAGCGTCTATACGGTGCAAACGCGGCTCGCGTGGCTACATTTATGGTGTTGATCGTGGCGTTTTCGTCGCTTTTTGCCGTTTTGTTGGGCTATTCGCGGGTTCCCTATGCGGCGGCAGCCGACGGCCAGTTTTTCTCTATCTTCGCAAAGCTGCACCCCACCCGGCAGTTTCCCTACGTTTCGCTTTTGTTTCTGGGTGGCGTCGCTTTTGTCTTTAGCCTGTTGTTTAAGTTATCCGATGTCATCACGGCGATTCTGGCCATGCGGATTCTGGTGCAGTTTATTGGGCAGGCCGTGGGGCTTTTGATTTTGCATAGCCGGAAAAAAACATCGTTTCCGTTTCGGATGCCGCTTTATCCGCTGCCGGTGCTGCTGGCCATTGCCGTTTGGGCGTTTATTTTTATCTCAACCGGAATTTCGTTCATGCTCTCCGGCTTAACGGTGATTGGTTTGGGCATTATTGCTTTCCTGATTTCGACGCGAATACGGAAGCAATGGCCGTTTGCCAAAGCAGAAACTAGCCAACAAACGTAA
- a CDS encoding IMPACT family protein, with translation MLFEDTYRTIDQPTTGEFRDKGSKFLAYAFPIRTEEEVKNHLQALRAEHPKARHHCFAWRLGLGRDNYRVNDDGEPSGTAGRPILNTLYSQDLTNILVIVVRYFGGTLLGVPGLINAYKTATVEALVNAVVVSKTINEIYRIEVGFERLNDVMKLIKEQQLTVLQQSFNQECTLEIELRRTLVNVVIGRLEKMEGVQVTFVG, from the coding sequence ATGCTTTTTGAAGACACGTACCGAACGATTGACCAACCAACAACCGGCGAATTCCGCGATAAGGGCAGCAAATTCCTGGCGTATGCTTTTCCAATTCGGACGGAAGAAGAGGTAAAGAACCACCTCCAGGCCCTTCGCGCGGAACACCCCAAGGCCCGGCACCACTGCTTTGCCTGGCGGCTGGGTCTTGGTCGCGACAACTACCGCGTAAACGATGACGGCGAACCCAGCGGCACGGCCGGACGACCCATTCTGAACACGCTTTATTCGCAGGATTTAACCAATATTCTGGTGATTGTGGTGCGGTATTTTGGTGGCACGTTGCTGGGCGTTCCGGGGCTGATCAATGCCTACAAAACGGCTACCGTCGAAGCGTTGGTGAATGCGGTTGTTGTTTCCAAAACCATCAACGAAATCTACCGCATTGAGGTTGGTTTCGAGCGCCTGAACGACGTGATGAAACTCATCAAAGAGCAGCAACTGACTGTTCTTCAGCAGTCGTTTAATCAGGAATGTACGCTTGAGATCGAGCTGCGGCGCACCTTGGTCAACGTTGTTATTGGTCGCCTGGAAAAGATGGAAGGCGTGCAGGTTACGTTTGTTGGCTAG